From the genome of Motilibacter aurantiacus, one region includes:
- a CDS encoding APC family permease: MATIAEQSEAAPGGGLKRVMGRRMLLLFIVGDILGAGIYTLTGKVAGEVGGAIWLPFLVAFVLAFLTATAYAELVGKYPKAAGAALYVNRAFGRPFVTFMVAFTVMASGITSASAAARGFGGDYLAEFVTLPVVLVAVGFVLLLAAVNLLGTKESVRVNLVLTLIEVSGLLLVIVVGVAALLQGDGDTARATDFSAEGGAVLGVLGGAALAFYALIGFEDSVNMAEEVEEPQSTFPRALFLGLAITGVVYLAVALVATLLVPTDELAGSTGPLLEVVRAGGIDVPAKAFAAIALVAVTNTALLNMLMASRVVYGMANEGIVPRALATVHSTRHTPWLAISATTAVALVLVATGDLAGLADTTVLLLLLVFAAVNVSVLVLRRETVGHRHFRAPTWAPAVGAVASLVLASPVTGRDADVYVRAGVLLAAGVVLWLVNRLAVRRADSGVLSGS; this comes from the coding sequence ATGGCCACGATCGCCGAGCAGTCCGAGGCCGCCCCAGGAGGGGGCCTCAAGCGAGTCATGGGCCGGCGGATGCTGCTGCTCTTCATCGTCGGCGACATCCTCGGCGCGGGGATCTACACGCTCACCGGGAAGGTCGCGGGGGAGGTCGGCGGCGCGATCTGGCTGCCGTTCCTCGTCGCCTTCGTCCTCGCGTTCCTCACCGCGACGGCCTACGCGGAGCTGGTGGGCAAGTACCCGAAGGCCGCCGGGGCAGCGCTCTACGTCAACCGGGCCTTCGGCCGCCCCTTCGTCACCTTCATGGTCGCCTTCACGGTGATGGCCAGCGGCATCACCTCGGCGAGCGCGGCGGCCCGGGGGTTCGGAGGGGACTACCTGGCCGAGTTCGTGACCCTGCCCGTCGTGCTGGTCGCGGTCGGGTTCGTCCTCCTGCTCGCCGCGGTCAACCTGCTCGGCACCAAGGAGTCGGTGCGGGTCAACCTCGTGCTGACGCTGATCGAGGTGAGCGGGCTGCTCCTCGTGATCGTCGTCGGCGTGGCCGCGCTGCTGCAGGGGGACGGCGACACCGCCCGGGCCACCGACTTCTCGGCCGAGGGGGGCGCCGTGCTCGGCGTGCTCGGCGGGGCCGCGCTCGCGTTCTACGCCCTCATCGGCTTCGAGGACTCGGTCAACATGGCCGAGGAGGTCGAGGAGCCGCAGTCGACCTTCCCCCGGGCGCTCTTCCTCGGCCTCGCGATCACCGGCGTCGTCTACCTCGCCGTGGCGTTGGTGGCGACCCTGCTCGTGCCGACCGACGAGCTGGCCGGCTCGACCGGGCCGCTGCTCGAGGTCGTGCGTGCGGGCGGGATCGACGTGCCGGCCAAGGCGTTCGCGGCGATCGCACTGGTCGCGGTCACCAACACCGCGCTGCTCAACATGCTCATGGCCTCCCGCGTGGTCTACGGGATGGCGAACGAGGGAATCGTCCCGCGGGCCCTCGCCACCGTGCACTCCACGCGGCACACGCCGTGGCTCGCGATCTCGGCGACGACCGCGGTGGCGCTCGTGCTGGTGGCGACCGGCGACCTGGCCGGGCTCGCGGACACCACCGTCCTGCTCCTGCTGCTCGTCTTCGCCGCCGTCAACGTCAGCGTGCTCGTGCTGCGCCGCGAGACGGTCGGGCACCGGCACTTCCGGGCCCCGACCTGGGCACCGGCGGTCGGCGCGGTCGCGAGCCTGGTGCTCGCGTCCCCGGTGACCGGCCGCGACGCCGACGTGTACGTCCGGGCGGGCGTCCTGCTGGCCGCCGGCGTCGTGCTCTGGCTGGTCAACCGGCTCGCCGTGCGCCGTGCGGACTCGGGGGTGTTGTCCGGATCGTGA
- a CDS encoding MFS transporter, with amino-acid sequence MLLATWTTFGFVLPLPLLALGAPLWLLLAGAFAASVCADVFVVLWYTALQTHVPEERLARVSAYDALGSFALNPLGLAAVGPVSVLIGVTSTLWVCAGLAVLANALALLSPSVRRLPAGPVP; translated from the coding sequence ATGCTCCTGGCGACGTGGACGACCTTCGGCTTCGTCCTCCCGCTGCCGCTGCTCGCCCTCGGAGCCCCGCTCTGGCTGCTCCTCGCCGGGGCGTTCGCGGCCAGCGTCTGCGCCGACGTGTTCGTCGTGCTCTGGTACACCGCGCTGCAGACGCACGTGCCGGAGGAGCGGCTGGCGCGGGTCAGCGCGTACGACGCCCTGGGCTCCTTCGCGCTCAACCCGCTGGGGCTCGCGGCGGTGGGCCCGGTCTCGGTGCTGATCGGCGTGACGTCGACGCTCTGGGTGTGCGCCGGGCTGGCCGTCCTGGCCAACGCGCTGGCGCTGCTGTCGCCCTCGGTGCGCCGGCTGCCGGCCGGCCCCGTCCCCTGA